Proteins encoded by one window of Lathyrus oleraceus cultivar Zhongwan6 chromosome 1, CAAS_Psat_ZW6_1.0, whole genome shotgun sequence:
- the LOC127097691 gene encoding uncharacterized protein LOC127097691 produces MTADCKENVVTYYNRGQPGHISTHFSKLKQASTGGKVSVLTGTQTSSYDRLIRGICYINNMPLIATGATHSFIVVDRVKRLGLIVSSMNEEMVIETPAKGSVTTTSSEFNHVHINSYNKLVRFLTPGEEEEVGFLSARELKELLEEEAQVFTLFATLYAKIQAMIDELHVVQDFPMVFPDDISDVPPERERWSFLLIFSLIFLGSETALTVSSIPHNGHDGYRGAVVMVQSSIRDRLKWLNAERTGGQQTNEMPEISDNRWKLVIIVIGGN; encoded by the exons ATGACTGCTGATTGCAAAGAGAATGTGGTGACTTACTACAACCGTGGTCAACCAGGACATATTAGCACTCATTTCTCGAAGCTTAAGCAAGCTTCAACTGGAGGAAAGGTGTCCGTTCTGACGGGGACTCAAACTTCCAGTTATGACAGGTTGATCAGAGGTATATGTTATATTAATAATATGCCTTTGATTGCtactggtgctactcattcttttattgTTGTTGACCGTGTTAAAAGGCTAGGCCTTATTGTGTCTTCTATGAATGAAGAAATGGTTATCGAAACTCCTGCTAAGGGTTCggtgactactacttca TCGGAGTTCAATCATGTTCATATCAATTCTTATAACAAGTTGGTGCGATTTCTTACTCCTggtgaggaggaagaagttggTTTCTTGTCAGCTAGAGAGTTGAAGGAGCTTTTGGAAGAGGAAGCTCAGGTGTTTACGCTGTTCGCGACGTTATATGCTAAGATTCAGGCTATGATTGATGAATTGCATGTAGTGCAAGATTTTCCAATGGTGTTTCCAGATGACATTTCAGATGTACCGCCAGAGAGAGAGAGGTGGAGTTTTCTATTGATTTTCTCCCTG ATTTTTTTGGGCTCAGAAACAGCATTGACCGTCTCCTCAATACCCCATAACGGCCATGATGGTTATCGCGGCGCAGTCGTAATGGTCCAGTCGAGCATCCGTGACAGGTTGAAATGGTTGAATGCGGAGAGAACTGGAGGCCAACAAACGAACGAGATGCCGGAGATTAGTGATAATAGGTGGAAATTAGTGATAATAGTAATAGGTGGAAATTAG